Proteins found in one Cobetia sp. L2A1 genomic segment:
- the ppa gene encoding inorganic diphosphatase: protein MSFDKIPAGKELPNDVYVAIEIPANHAPIKYEIDKDIDALMVDRFMATPMFYPANYGYIPNTLADDGDALDALVVTPYPVAPGSVIRARPVGILNMSDEAGEDAKLVCVPHQKLTSLYDDVHEVTDLPELLRQQIAHFFENYKDLEKGKWVKIDSWDGADAARAAIVKAAAAYQKD, encoded by the coding sequence ATGAGTTTCGACAAGATCCCCGCTGGCAAGGAATTGCCGAACGACGTCTACGTAGCGATCGAAATTCCGGCCAATCACGCGCCGATCAAGTACGAGATCGACAAGGATATCGATGCGCTCATGGTGGATCGTTTCATGGCCACTCCGATGTTCTATCCGGCCAACTACGGTTATATCCCGAACACCCTGGCTGACGATGGCGATGCCCTCGATGCCCTCGTTGTGACTCCTTACCCAGTCGCGCCTGGCAGCGTCATTCGCGCTCGTCCGGTCGGCATTCTGAACATGAGCGACGAAGCTGGTGAAGACGCCAAGCTGGTCTGCGTGCCGCACCAGAAGCTGACCTCGCTGTATGACGACGTGCATGAGGTCACTGATCTGCCGGAACTGCTGCGTCAGCAGATTGCGCACTTCTTCGAGAACTACAAGGATCTCGAGAAAGGCAAGTGGGTCAAGATCGATTCCTGGGACGGCGCTGATGCTGCCCGCGCTGCAATCGTGAAGGCCGCTGCTGCCTACCAGAAAGACTAA
- a CDS encoding DUF2333 family protein produces MALFGKGSKSGAGRDVLETPQYGWIWKPLVGLFIIYLLVCVGLGMYWSSEPDEFNVDQATRTELARVHGLAVPQASVDGESVAPAFETLPTGTATVATLMTLNDTLLHKPGGYLKNDIAPPGLWLDNMPNWEYGVLVQIRDMTRELRKEFSRSQSQSSDDKALGKAESLLFIDANAWMLPKAENEYADANRQLGDYLKRLSDDTQNNGQFYSRADNLAAWLSDVENRLGSLSQRLSASVGKSQLNLSLAGDKNATSAKNTETEEEIKTPWLEIDDVFYQARGTSWALIHLLKAVRHDFHGVLEDKNAVTSIDQIIRELESTQTDIGSPVILNGSGFGFFANHSLVMANYIARANSAISDLRSLLENG; encoded by the coding sequence ATGGCCCTATTCGGTAAAGGCAGCAAGAGCGGCGCAGGTCGCGACGTGCTGGAAACGCCTCAGTATGGCTGGATCTGGAAACCCCTGGTCGGCCTGTTCATCATTTACCTGCTGGTCTGCGTCGGCCTTGGCATGTATTGGAGCTCTGAGCCGGACGAGTTCAATGTTGATCAAGCCACCCGTACCGAACTGGCGCGTGTGCATGGTCTCGCCGTACCGCAAGCCAGTGTTGACGGTGAATCCGTTGCACCTGCCTTCGAAACTCTGCCGACGGGTACCGCGACGGTCGCTACGTTGATGACGCTCAATGACACTCTGCTGCACAAGCCGGGTGGTTATCTGAAGAATGACATCGCGCCGCCCGGGCTGTGGCTCGATAATATGCCCAACTGGGAATATGGCGTGCTAGTGCAGATACGCGACATGACACGTGAGCTACGCAAGGAATTCAGCCGCTCTCAGTCCCAGTCCAGTGATGACAAGGCGCTGGGCAAGGCTGAATCACTGCTGTTCATCGACGCCAATGCCTGGATGTTGCCGAAAGCCGAAAATGAGTACGCCGATGCCAATCGCCAACTGGGTGACTATCTCAAGCGTCTGAGTGATGACACGCAGAACAATGGTCAGTTCTATTCGCGTGCCGATAACCTGGCTGCGTGGCTATCTGATGTCGAGAATCGTCTTGGCTCGCTGTCACAGCGCCTCTCTGCCAGCGTTGGCAAATCTCAGCTCAATCTGAGTCTGGCCGGTGACAAGAATGCTACGTCGGCCAAGAACACGGAAACGGAAGAAGAGATCAAGACCCCGTGGCTCGAAATTGATGATGTCTTCTATCAGGCACGTGGTACCTCATGGGCGCTGATTCATCTGCTCAAGGCAGTGCGTCATGACTTCCACGGCGTACTGGAAGACAAGAACGCCGTGACCTCCATCGATCAGATCATTCGTGAGCTGGAATCTACCCAGACGGATATCGGCAGCCCGGTGATACTCAATGGTTCCGGTTTTGGCTTCTTCGCCAACCACTCTCTGGTCATGGCCAACTATATCGCCCGTGCCAACTCTGCCATCAGCGACCTGCGTAGCCTGCTGGAAAATGGCTGA
- the accB gene encoding acetyl-CoA carboxylase biotin carboxyl carrier protein, whose translation MDIRKVKKLIELLEESNISEIEIQEGEESVRISRHPQGFAQQPMMQAPMMMQQPMQQQAAPAAAGVEMPAAPAAPQGHTVNSPMVGSFYRSPAPGSKSFIEVGQSVKKGDTVCIVEAMKMMNQIESDKDGVVEAILIEDGEPVEFDQPMIVIS comes from the coding sequence ATGGATATCCGCAAGGTCAAGAAGCTGATTGAACTGCTCGAAGAGTCGAACATCAGCGAAATCGAGATCCAGGAAGGCGAAGAATCCGTCCGTATCAGCCGTCATCCGCAAGGCTTTGCTCAGCAGCCAATGATGCAGGCCCCGATGATGATGCAGCAGCCGATGCAGCAGCAGGCCGCTCCGGCTGCCGCGGGCGTTGAGATGCCGGCTGCTCCGGCTGCACCGCAGGGCCATACCGTCAACTCTCCAATGGTCGGCTCCTTCTATCGCTCTCCGGCGCCGGGCTCCAAGTCCTTCATTGAAGTCGGCCAGAGCGTCAAGAAAGGCGATACCGTCTGCATCGTCGAAGCCATGAAGATGATGAACCAGATCGAATCCGACAAGGATGGCGTTGTAGAAGCGATCCTCATCGAGGACGGTGAACCTGTCGAATTCGACCAGCCCATGATCGTCATTTCCTGA
- the prmA gene encoding 50S ribosomal protein L11 methyltransferase, with the protein MSWLQLKSRIVPDHAEILEHLLLEEGACAITLQDAKDQPLFEPDLGSTPLWSETVLTGLWDGTEGIEAMRERVRAGWAMLMPQEPCPEIEVEILEDRDWTREWMDGFEPLRMGQRLWIVPSWHEAPEQDAVNLMLDPGLAFGTGTHPTTALCLEWLDSLAVDGTLTNHNVLDFGCGSGILAIAALKLGARQALGTDIDPQALQASRDNAERNAVSDQLTLCYPDRLPEANYQIVVANILAGPLVELAPQIAANVAPGGLLALSGILAPQADDVLAAYREAGLVMDTPVERDGWVRLNGQRPQKA; encoded by the coding sequence ATGTCCTGGCTGCAACTCAAGTCCCGTATCGTCCCTGATCATGCTGAAATTCTCGAGCACCTGCTGCTTGAGGAAGGCGCCTGCGCCATCACTCTACAGGACGCCAAAGATCAGCCGTTGTTCGAGCCAGACCTCGGCAGCACGCCGCTGTGGAGCGAAACTGTCCTCACTGGTCTATGGGATGGCACCGAAGGTATCGAGGCCATGCGTGAACGTGTACGCGCCGGCTGGGCGATGTTGATGCCCCAGGAGCCCTGCCCCGAGATCGAGGTCGAGATCCTGGAAGACCGTGACTGGACTCGCGAGTGGATGGACGGCTTCGAGCCACTGCGCATGGGTCAGCGGCTCTGGATCGTCCCCAGCTGGCACGAAGCGCCCGAGCAGGATGCTGTCAATCTGATGCTTGATCCCGGCTTGGCATTTGGCACCGGCACTCATCCGACCACCGCGCTATGCCTGGAATGGCTCGACAGCTTGGCCGTGGATGGCACGTTGACCAACCATAACGTACTCGATTTCGGCTGCGGCTCCGGCATTCTGGCCATCGCGGCACTCAAGCTTGGCGCACGACAGGCGCTTGGCACCGACATTGATCCTCAGGCGCTGCAAGCCTCGCGTGACAATGCAGAGCGCAATGCCGTCAGCGATCAACTGACACTCTGCTATCCGGATCGCCTGCCGGAAGCCAACTATCAGATTGTGGTCGCCAACATCCTGGCCGGCCCGCTGGTCGAACTGGCTCCGCAGATCGCGGCCAACGTCGCACCGGGTGGTCTACTGGCGCTGTCAGGTATCCTGGCACCGCAAGCAGATGACGTTTTGGCAGCCTACCGTGAAGCCGGGCTGGTCATGGATACGCCAGTGGAACGTGATGGCTGGGTGCGGCTCAATGGTCAGCGCCCGCAAAAGGCCTGA
- a CDS encoding bifunctional protein-serine/threonine kinase/phosphatase produces MADAELSLSYGQAFVAPDRKRHRSSMSLEIPTERGPLAAKGGCALIADTTSKNAIAKQAGDLAVRGFLADYFATPDNWSVKYSATRVLRALNSWCYSQSRFVRGGSYVTSISAVIFRGQSAHLFHAGDTVVFRLRGGEFEQISRDHVTDLGGYRYPSRALGMDVNLDIDYIELPLKQGDIFLLTTQAVRGTLLPSDFVSLIRADVSDLDAASERLAHAAAERADERGYTADQFCFQLVRIDRLASAANDTPGRVYGDLPVPRELEPGDRLDGLEVLEVMSRSARVRVYKVRDLKSRRVMVMKAPSPELSLKNAYLEHFLLQQWVVDRVNSPFVVKVMEPSRPRDHLYYLLEHLEARTLTDWARQHPQANLGQRLDIARQLGKAVHALNRREVLHQLIHPDNVMIDRHGKVVLVDFGACHLREGDGHESAGPLARQVGLTEHSAPEYALGAEISRRSDQYGLASVIYWLLTGMQPYSQSLEQLRTQTDLELLEYQSARMRNAEVPQMLDEALKRALDPQRTLRFRRLSELLYALRLPQQDPGKALTPSEAIREPANFWQGVAGILLLLLVLSWLLK; encoded by the coding sequence TTGGCGGATGCAGAGCTTTCCCTCAGTTATGGCCAGGCCTTTGTGGCACCGGATCGCAAGCGACATCGCAGTTCGATGTCGCTTGAGATTCCCACCGAACGTGGCCCGTTGGCGGCCAAGGGCGGGTGTGCGCTGATCGCGGACACCACCAGCAAGAATGCGATTGCCAAGCAGGCGGGTGATCTTGCCGTGCGTGGCTTCCTGGCTGACTACTTTGCGACACCTGATAACTGGAGCGTCAAGTATTCTGCCACGCGGGTGCTGCGTGCCTTGAATAGTTGGTGCTATAGCCAAAGTCGCTTTGTGCGTGGCGGTAGCTACGTCACCTCGATATCGGCGGTTATCTTTCGCGGCCAGTCGGCGCATCTGTTTCATGCCGGCGATACCGTGGTATTTCGTCTGCGCGGTGGCGAGTTTGAACAGATCTCCCGGGATCATGTCACGGACCTTGGCGGCTATCGCTATCCGTCGCGTGCGCTGGGAATGGATGTCAATCTCGATATTGATTACATCGAGCTGCCTCTCAAACAGGGCGATATTTTCCTGCTGACCACTCAGGCCGTCCGTGGCACATTGCTGCCGTCGGATTTCGTTTCATTGATTCGTGCTGATGTGTCTGATCTCGATGCTGCCAGTGAGCGCCTGGCGCATGCTGCCGCCGAACGTGCCGATGAGCGTGGCTATACCGCTGATCAGTTCTGTTTCCAGTTGGTGCGTATTGACCGGTTGGCGAGTGCTGCCAATGATACGCCCGGCCGTGTCTACGGCGACTTACCGGTGCCACGCGAGCTGGAACCGGGGGATCGCCTCGATGGACTGGAAGTGCTTGAGGTGATGTCGCGTAGTGCACGAGTGCGTGTTTACAAGGTGCGTGACCTCAAGAGTCGACGCGTCATGGTGATGAAAGCGCCAAGTCCGGAGTTGTCGCTCAAGAATGCTTATCTGGAGCACTTCCTGCTGCAGCAGTGGGTGGTAGATCGAGTCAACTCGCCCTTTGTGGTCAAGGTGATGGAGCCCTCACGCCCACGGGATCATCTCTACTATCTGTTGGAACACCTGGAAGCCCGTACCTTGACCGACTGGGCGCGTCAGCATCCTCAAGCCAATCTTGGACAGCGTCTCGATATCGCGCGTCAGTTGGGAAAGGCCGTGCATGCACTCAATCGACGCGAGGTATTGCATCAGCTGATTCATCCCGACAACGTGATGATCGATCGTCACGGGAAGGTGGTACTGGTGGACTTCGGGGCGTGCCACCTGCGCGAAGGCGATGGACACGAGAGTGCCGGACCGCTGGCACGCCAGGTCGGGTTGACTGAGCACAGCGCGCCGGAATATGCGCTGGGCGCTGAGATCAGTCGACGCAGTGATCAGTACGGGCTGGCGTCGGTGATCTACTGGCTGTTGACGGGCATGCAGCCCTATTCCCAGTCGCTAGAGCAATTACGTACCCAGACTGATCTCGAATTGTTGGAATATCAGTCGGCGCGTATGCGCAATGCCGAGGTGCCACAGATGCTGGACGAGGCTTTGAAGCGTGCGTTGGATCCTCAGCGTACGTTGCGTTTCCGGCGTCTGTCGGAACTGTTGTATGCCCTGCGTCTGCCACAGCAGGACCCCGGCAAGGCGTTGACGCCTTCAGAGGCGATACGCGAGCCGGCCAATTTCTGGCAGGGCGTGGCCGGTATCCTGTTGTTGTTGCTAGTGCTGTCGTGGCTGCTCAAATAG
- the dusB gene encoding tRNA dihydrouridine synthase DusB — protein sequence MTDTSPHTDLPCIGMHQLPNRVILAPMAGVTDRPFRQRCRELGAGLVVSEMVTSDKRLWNTVKSRTRMNHAGEPGPRAVQIAGGDAEMLAEAAMLNAEMGAEIIDINMGCPAKKVCNKAAGSALMRDERLVGEILDAVVRAVDIPVTLKMRTGWCGDTRNALIIARMAESAGIQALSIHGRTRQQKYTGDAEYDTIAAVKAAVSIPVFANGDIDSGEKARRVLDYTGADAVMIGRAAQGNPWIFREINHYLATGQVATGPSDVERAHVMRTHLEALYEFYGDYMGVRIARKHVGWYLATRKDGSELKRHFNPLEEPDDQRQFLTRLFGEPDGIARTETQGSHAA from the coding sequence ATGACAGACACTTCTCCTCATACCGACCTGCCCTGCATCGGTATGCATCAGCTCCCCAATCGCGTGATTCTGGCCCCCATGGCTGGCGTCACCGACCGCCCGTTCCGGCAACGTTGCCGTGAGCTGGGCGCAGGACTGGTAGTGTCCGAAATGGTCACCAGTGACAAGCGTCTGTGGAATACGGTCAAGTCACGTACGCGCATGAATCATGCGGGTGAACCCGGCCCGCGTGCAGTGCAGATCGCCGGTGGCGATGCCGAAATGCTGGCCGAGGCCGCGATGCTCAATGCCGAGATGGGCGCCGAGATCATCGACATCAACATGGGTTGCCCGGCCAAGAAAGTCTGTAACAAGGCGGCAGGTTCAGCGTTGATGCGTGATGAGCGCCTCGTCGGCGAGATTCTCGACGCCGTGGTGCGCGCGGTGGATATCCCCGTGACACTGAAGATGCGCACCGGCTGGTGCGGCGATACGCGCAACGCGCTGATCATCGCCCGGATGGCCGAGAGTGCCGGTATTCAAGCGCTGTCCATCCACGGCCGCACGCGCCAGCAGAAATATACCGGCGACGCCGAATACGACACCATCGCCGCCGTCAAGGCAGCGGTATCAATCCCCGTGTTTGCCAACGGTGATATCGACAGCGGCGAGAAGGCGCGCCGTGTGCTTGACTATACGGGAGCGGACGCCGTGATGATCGGTCGTGCCGCACAGGGCAACCCCTGGATTTTCCGCGAGATCAATCACTATCTGGCGACTGGTCAGGTAGCCACCGGCCCGAGTGATGTGGAGCGCGCTCACGTGATGCGCACCCATCTCGAGGCCCTGTATGAATTCTACGGTGACTACATGGGCGTGCGTATTGCACGCAAACATGTGGGCTGGTATCTGGCGACCCGCAAGGATGGCAGTGAGCTCAAACGCCACTTCAATCCTCTCGAGGAACCAGATGATCAGCGCCAGTTCCTGACCCGCCTGTTCGGCGAGCCGGATGGCA
- the aroQ gene encoding type II 3-dehydroquinate dehydratase, translating into MAHILVLNGPNLNLLGTREPDVYGTTTLDEIRVRLSLRASEAGHQLDWLQSNAEHVLIERVHAAREDGTAIILINPAAFTHTSVALRDALLGVAIPFIELHLSNTHAREAFRHHSYFSDVARGVIMGFGAHGYDMALEAALNDLASG; encoded by the coding sequence ATGGCACACATCCTGGTACTCAACGGCCCCAACCTGAATCTGCTGGGCACCCGTGAGCCTGATGTGTATGGCACGACCACTCTGGACGAGATCCGGGTGCGTCTCAGCCTTCGTGCCAGCGAGGCCGGGCATCAATTGGACTGGCTACAGTCCAATGCCGAGCATGTGCTGATCGAGCGAGTCCATGCTGCTCGCGAGGACGGTACCGCCATCATTCTGATCAATCCGGCGGCTTTTACCCATACCAGCGTAGCGCTGCGCGATGCCCTGCTTGGTGTTGCCATCCCCTTTATTGAGCTGCATCTATCCAATACCCATGCTCGCGAAGCATTCCGCCATCATTCGTATTTTTCCGATGTGGCACGCGGCGTCATCATGGGATTTGGCGCTCATGGTTATGACATGGCGCTTGAAGCAGCCCTGAACGATCTTGCCAGCGGCTAA
- the accC gene encoding acetyl-CoA carboxylase biotin carboxylase subunit, with the protein MLDKVLIANRGEIALRILRACKELGIKTVAVHSKADRDLMHVRLADEAVCIGPASSAKSYLHIPALIAAAEVTDADAIHPGYGFLSENANFAEQVERSGFAFIGPRPETIRMMGDKVAAIEAMKLAGVPTVPGSDGPLSEDEDELYAIAERIGYPVIIKAAAGGGGRGMRVVHSKASLLSSVSITIGEAAAAFGDGTVYMEKFLQNPRHVEVQVLADGQGNAVHLYDRDCSLQRRHQKVLEEAPAPLLDDDARAKVLKSCTDACIEINYRGAGTFEFLYEDGGFYFIEMNTRVQVEHPVTEMVTGIDIVKEQLRIASGLPLSVRQEDIKLRGHSFECRINAEDSRTFMPSPGKVELYHAPGGLGVRMDSHLYSGYTVPPHYDSLIGKLITWGESREIALTRMRVALDELLVEGIKTNIDLHKDLVRDTAFQKGGINIHYLEKKLGL; encoded by the coding sequence ATGCTCGACAAGGTACTGATTGCCAACCGCGGTGAGATCGCCCTTCGCATCCTTCGCGCCTGCAAGGAATTGGGCATCAAGACGGTAGCGGTGCACTCCAAGGCCGACCGCGACCTGATGCACGTCCGCCTGGCGGATGAAGCCGTATGTATCGGCCCAGCCTCCTCTGCAAAATCCTATCTGCATATCCCGGCGCTGATCGCAGCGGCCGAGGTAACGGATGCCGACGCCATTCACCCGGGCTACGGCTTCCTGTCAGAAAACGCCAACTTCGCTGAGCAGGTTGAACGCTCCGGCTTCGCCTTCATTGGCCCGCGCCCTGAAACCATCCGCATGATGGGTGACAAGGTCGCCGCCATCGAGGCCATGAAGCTGGCTGGTGTCCCGACCGTGCCCGGCTCTGACGGCCCGCTGTCAGAAGACGAAGATGAGCTTTATGCCATCGCTGAGCGTATCGGCTATCCGGTGATCATCAAGGCTGCCGCTGGCGGCGGCGGTCGCGGCATGCGCGTCGTGCATTCCAAGGCCAGCCTGCTGTCCTCGGTCAGCATCACCATCGGCGAAGCAGCAGCTGCCTTTGGCGATGGCACGGTGTACATGGAGAAGTTCCTCCAGAACCCGCGCCACGTCGAAGTTCAGGTACTGGCCGATGGTCAGGGTAATGCTGTCCATCTGTATGACCGTGACTGCTCTCTGCAGCGCCGTCATCAGAAGGTACTGGAAGAAGCACCGGCTCCGCTGCTCGACGACGACGCCCGTGCCAAGGTGCTCAAGTCGTGCACCGATGCCTGTATCGAAATCAACTATCGTGGTGCAGGGACATTTGAGTTCCTGTACGAAGATGGTGGCTTCTACTTCATCGAGATGAACACCCGTGTTCAGGTGGAGCATCCGGTCACCGAGATGGTCACCGGTATCGATATCGTCAAGGAACAGCTACGTATTGCCTCCGGCCTGCCGCTTTCCGTGCGTCAGGAAGATATCAAGCTGCGTGGCCACTCCTTCGAGTGCCGCATCAATGCCGAGGACTCGCGCACCTTCATGCCGTCTCCGGGCAAGGTCGAGCTCTATCATGCGCCGGGCGGTCTGGGCGTACGCATGGACTCGCACCTGTACTCTGGCTATACCGTTCCGCCGCATTACGACTCCCTGATCGGCAAGCTGATCACCTGGGGCGAAAGCCGCGAGATCGCACTGACGCGTATGCGTGTTGCCCTCGATGAGCTACTGGTGGAAGGTATCAAGACCAACATTGATCTACACAAAGACCTGGTACGTGACACTGCCTTCCAGAAAGGTGGCATCAATATCCATTATCTGGAGAAGAAGCTGGGCCTCTAG
- the dsbD gene encoding protein-disulfide reductase DsbD, protein MLRPFLESYAPLSSSLLRRLAATVVALLLAFAVLSASTPAHAGLFGNGSSSSGASSSSGLFGGDSSSDFLPVSEAFTPRAWREGNTLYVGFTSADGYYLYRHQFAFSSDNSEAELGKADLPPGEFKQDPYMGEVQVFHGPMVIRIPLKGTYNGPVPLTLTFQGCADAGLCYPPETVTLDAGEQSAPAQFSDLMPTPSANAPDDKSVAVNDSDIGSDKARSETASTTTVSGTDAGFSALFIDASLITALGLFFLAGLGLTFTPCVLPMIPILSSIIVGQRPSRPRALLLSSSYALGMALTYAAAGTLMGLFGAGLNLQAHLQSPTVLIPFAGLFAVFALAMFGAFNLRLPGGLHSRLDGLQSRLMGAGPGGLALAGALSVLVVSPCVSAPLAGALVYLSASGDALKGGLALFALGLGMGVPLIMVGTFGASLLPKAGRWMEGIKQAFGLLMLGVALWLIERLLPAPLALLGWAALAIGTGVALGALSAAPQGWARARQALGLVTLGWGMISLLGVAGGATDPLRPLLPFTGGASSGDNAKREALDFTTVTDMDALNRELSLAASRGQPVFVDYYADWCISCKVMEREVFPEVASQLRQFHLIRADVTGTGDETQSLLKSFGLFGPPSLLFFADDQELRDARIQGEVNAEQLGPHLDKVLRQQRGE, encoded by the coding sequence GTGCTTCGTCCGTTTCTAGAAAGCTACGCTCCACTCAGCTCATCATTGCTGCGCCGACTCGCGGCAACTGTTGTCGCCCTGCTACTGGCCTTCGCCGTGCTGAGTGCATCGACACCCGCCCATGCGGGCCTGTTCGGCAATGGCTCCTCGTCTTCCGGCGCGTCTTCATCGTCGGGGCTTTTTGGTGGCGATAGCAGCAGCGACTTCCTGCCCGTCAGCGAAGCCTTTACTCCGCGCGCCTGGCGTGAAGGCAATACGCTCTACGTCGGTTTTACTAGCGCAGATGGTTATTACCTCTATCGTCATCAGTTCGCCTTTTCCTCTGACAACAGCGAGGCTGAACTGGGTAAGGCAGACCTGCCGCCTGGTGAATTCAAGCAAGACCCGTATATGGGTGAAGTGCAGGTCTTCCATGGCCCGATGGTCATACGCATCCCTCTCAAGGGTACCTATAATGGGCCAGTCCCTCTGACGCTGACCTTTCAGGGCTGCGCCGATGCAGGGCTCTGCTATCCACCGGAAACCGTAACGCTCGACGCAGGCGAGCAAAGTGCACCTGCCCAGTTTTCTGATCTGATGCCGACGCCCTCTGCCAACGCGCCTGATGACAAGTCCGTCGCGGTCAACGATAGCGACATAGGCAGCGATAAGGCCAGGAGCGAAACCGCATCAACAACGACGGTATCCGGCACGGATGCAGGTTTCAGCGCATTGTTTATCGATGCAAGCCTCATCACGGCGCTTGGATTGTTCTTCCTCGCAGGCCTTGGGCTGACTTTCACTCCCTGTGTGCTGCCGATGATCCCCATTCTGAGCTCGATCATCGTCGGTCAGCGCCCGAGTCGCCCGCGCGCCCTGCTGCTGTCTTCAAGCTACGCTCTGGGCATGGCACTGACCTATGCTGCCGCAGGCACCTTGATGGGTCTGTTCGGCGCTGGCCTCAACCTGCAAGCGCACCTGCAGTCACCGACAGTGCTGATTCCCTTCGCCGGGCTCTTTGCCGTATTCGCACTCGCCATGTTCGGCGCGTTCAACCTGCGGTTACCGGGGGGGCTGCACTCACGCCTCGATGGCTTGCAGTCGCGCTTGATGGGGGCAGGTCCCGGCGGACTGGCTCTTGCGGGGGCATTGTCAGTCCTGGTGGTTTCGCCGTGTGTCTCGGCTCCCTTGGCGGGTGCACTGGTCTATCTCTCGGCCAGCGGTGATGCACTCAAGGGAGGGCTGGCGCTCTTTGCATTAGGGCTGGGCATGGGCGTGCCACTGATAATGGTTGGAACCTTTGGCGCTAGCCTGTTACCGAAGGCCGGTCGCTGGATGGAGGGCATCAAGCAGGCCTTCGGGCTACTGATGCTAGGCGTCGCGCTATGGCTGATAGAGCGTCTATTGCCTGCCCCGCTGGCGCTGCTCGGCTGGGCAGCCCTTGCCATCGGCACCGGCGTGGCGCTTGGTGCACTCTCGGCGGCGCCGCAAGGTTGGGCGCGTGCTCGTCAGGCACTGGGGCTTGTCACGCTTGGCTGGGGCATGATCAGCCTGCTCGGCGTGGCCGGTGGTGCGACAGACCCACTACGTCCGCTACTACCTTTCACCGGTGGTGCATCATCTGGCGATAACGCGAAACGCGAGGCACTTGATTTCACTACCGTGACTGATATGGATGCACTCAATCGCGAGCTGTCACTAGCCGCCAGCCGCGGCCAGCCGGTCTTTGTCGACTACTATGCTGACTGGTGCATCTCCTGCAAGGTCATGGAACGAGAAGTATTTCCTGAGGTTGCCAGCCAACTGCGCCAGTTTCACTTGATCCGCGCCGATGTCACCGGTACTGGCGATGAAACTCAATCGCTGCTCAAGTCCTTCGGTCTTTTCGGTCCGCCGAGCCTGCTGTTCTTTGCCGATGATCAGGAGCTACGTGACGCACGCATCCAAGGTGAAGTGAATGCAGAGCAGCTAGGCCCACATCTGGATAAGGTCCTCCGCCAGCAGCGTGGTGAATGA